A single region of the Plantactinospora soyae genome encodes:
- a CDS encoding DivIVA domain-containing protein codes for MRALLRWLFRRDGHPLRRLESAYRSAKRRPLMPSQVRLRRFTPVGFGRRGIDPDEVTEFLDQVAADLARAYAELAGVREQNARIKDALRRWQSHQVSTAYELARR; via the coding sequence GTGCGTGCTCTGCTTCGGTGGTTGTTCCGGCGGGACGGGCATCCGTTACGGCGGCTCGAGTCGGCGTACCGGTCGGCAAAGCGCCGGCCGTTGATGCCGTCGCAGGTGCGGTTGCGTCGGTTCACCCCGGTCGGCTTCGGTCGACGGGGGATCGATCCGGACGAGGTGACCGAGTTCCTGGATCAGGTCGCCGCCGACCTGGCCAGGGCGTACGCCGAATTGGCTGGCGTCCGGGAGCAGAACGCCCGGATCAAGGACGCGTTGCGGCGGTGGCAGTCCCACCAGGTGTCGACGGCGTACGAGTTGGCGAGGCGCTGA